In the bacterium genome, one interval contains:
- a CDS encoding KGG domain-containing protein, protein MSTRLRGFASMDPEKQREIARKGGRAAHQKGTAHEWTSDEARVAGRKGGEASHGGGRKKKSQS, encoded by the coding sequence ATGTCCACTCGGCTTAGGGGGTTTGCCTCCATGGACCCCGAAAAGCAGAGAGAGATCGCTCGCAAAGGAGGTCGTGCCGCTCATCAGAAAGGCACGGCACATGAGTGGACTAGCGATGAGGCGCGCGTCGCAGGCCGTAAAGGCGGCGAAGCAAGTCACGGCGGCGGACGAAAGAAGAAGAGTCAGTCCTAA
- a CDS encoding Ig-like domain-containing protein yields the protein MKTQVLVSVAIISGLCAPVFSANAPMMPPAQALSSSKINRALVIGPGDSLTAPKNVSGALALIANVPPNVKAAEVEIFVDEKSVGTANARPYRVEIDTATLSAGEHIIKAVAKDDSAEQTWSASAKVNVGSASQSSNVHHAAKPVEPSVEPIVPAGSSEPVNRPGIPMEPNTTYTSDKHGFAINYPQGWSVKDETGKMGDKKSSDSLWLVIGMPPVVVNLHCKELASGTSAEVFARYNPYVQKWERRAVAGSPAFVTTDGKPELGRVVHRIIFIKNGCAWMANCIDTTGGDSNKTAKLLEDMLESIRPTGPQVKVVPVK from the coding sequence ATGAAAACACAAGTTTTGGTATCAGTGGCAATAATCAGTGGTCTGTGTGCGCCTGTTTTTTCGGCGAATGCTCCAATGATGCCGCCTGCTCAAGCGCTATCGTCGAGTAAGATCAATCGTGCGCTTGTCATCGGTCCTGGAGACAGCTTGACTGCTCCCAAGAATGTCTCAGGTGCTCTGGCGCTGATCGCAAATGTGCCGCCAAACGTCAAAGCCGCCGAGGTTGAAATATTTGTTGATGAAAAGTCGGTCGGCACTGCAAACGCGAGACCATACAGAGTCGAGATCGACACCGCGACCCTGTCAGCAGGCGAGCACATAATCAAAGCTGTTGCCAAAGACGATTCAGCCGAGCAGACCTGGTCAGCTTCGGCGAAAGTAAATGTCGGGTCCGCCTCACAGTCCTCGAATGTGCATCATGCCGCCAAGCCTGTCGAGCCGTCCGTTGAGCCGATTGTTCCTGCTGGTTCGTCCGAGCCTGTCAATCGTCCCGGCATTCCCATGGAACCGAACACCACATACACGAGTGATAAGCACGGGTTTGCGATAAACTATCCGCAGGGATGGTCTGTAAAAGACGAGACCGGCAAAATGGGCGACAAGAAGTCATCCGATAGTTTGTGGCTGGTTATCGGCATGCCGCCGGTTGTAGTAAATCTCCATTGCAAAGAACTCGCTTCTGGGACCAGTGCAGAGGTATTTGCCAGATATAATCCGTATGTGCAAAAATGGGAGCGAAGAGCAGTTGCGGGGTCTCCTGCATTTGTCACGACTGACGGCAAGCCCGAGCTTGGCCGGGTAGTGCATCGGATAATATTCATCAAAAACGGATGCGCATGGATGGCGAACTGTATCGATACGACGGGCGGCGATTCCAACAAGACCGCGAAACTGCTCGAAGATATGCTGGAGAGCATTCGCCCGACCGGTCCGCAGGTAAAGGTTGTGCCTGTCAAATAG
- a CDS encoding sugar phosphate isomerase/epimerase, protein MAFKYAASTVMMPEFRPEQAARILKELGYDGVEWRVHALPVVPEKVLQSNLATLNIETIIKDAADIRSLCHDNGLDIIGLGTYLSYKFLDEIEMCMEAAKIMDCPSIRVSPPLYSGSLNYNDLFEEAIEGYEKVEGLAKQYKVRANVEIHNGNICSSASLAYKFVSNFDPDYVGVIYDPGNMVCEGYENWQLGLELLGPYLSHVHVKNMAWVEHKKTDNERVWRTSAAPMNEGFVPWRWVMHVLDKVGYEGWLSLEDFSNSETRVKLSDDIRFLKSIENDLVRSIHEERK, encoded by the coding sequence ATGGCATTCAAATACGCAGCATCGACCGTAATGATGCCCGAATTTCGTCCTGAGCAGGCTGCGCGTATTCTTAAGGAACTCGGTTATGATGGCGTCGAGTGGCGGGTGCATGCGTTGCCTGTGGTGCCTGAAAAGGTGCTGCAGTCCAATCTGGCGACTTTGAATATCGAGACGATAATCAAGGATGCGGCAGATATACGCAGTCTCTGTCATGATAATGGTCTGGATATAATCGGGCTGGGCACGTATTTGAGCTATAAGTTTCTCGACGAGATCGAAATGTGCATGGAAGCCGCGAAGATAATGGATTGCCCCAGCATACGTGTGTCTCCGCCTCTCTACAGCGGCAGTTTGAACTACAACGATCTTTTCGAGGAGGCCATCGAGGGCTATGAAAAGGTCGAGGGCCTTGCAAAACAATATAAAGTGAGGGCAAACGTCGAGATTCATAACGGCAACATATGCTCCAGCGCCTCACTTGCATACAAGTTTGTATCGAATTTCGACCCGGATTATGTCGGTGTGATATATGATCCTGGTAACATGGTCTGTGAGGGTTATGAAAACTGGCAGCTTGGTCTGGAACTGCTGGGTCCATATCTTTCACATGTGCATGTCAAGAATATGGCGTGGGTGGAGCATAAAAAGACCGATAACGAGAGGGTGTGGAGGACGTCTGCCGCTCCGATGAACGAAGGTTTTGTGCCGTGGCGATGGGTAATGCACGTGCTCGACAAGGTCGGTTACGAGGGCTGGCTGTCTCTGGAAGATTTCTCGAACAGCGAAACGAGGGTCAAGCTTTCCGATGACATCAGGTTTCTCAAATCCATAGAGAACGACTTAGTACGCAGTATTCATGAGGAACGCAAATAA
- a CDS encoding phosphodiester glycosidase family protein produces the protein MECDYSKPPLYDAIGATTRDSSELFSVKKKPWHPPHQVKVWTTKYRKRIYRVTQLPRCEHIETIIAYNSHGETLAQAKRRLGGIAACTGSFHNSQSFCLADFVQQDGEIISSATTGRAIVTINQDGILGISTDYCSIKGQSGISALALGQRLIPLERDGFSLAFMNRITARMAIGINENFIFLVQSKTSIWHLARFMSRRLPCKKAVNSDGGHVVRGKAPVHIVFRWKKQ, from the coding sequence ATGGAGTGCGATTATTCAAAGCCGCCTTTATATGACGCGATAGGAGCCACGACTCGCGACTCTTCCGAGTTGTTTAGTGTCAAAAAGAAACCATGGCATCCGCCGCACCAAGTCAAAGTCTGGACCACGAAATACAGGAAACGCATCTACAGGGTAACACAGCTCCCGCGCTGCGAGCACATTGAGACAATCATCGCCTACAATTCACATGGCGAGACCCTTGCGCAGGCAAAGAGGAGGCTTGGGGGCATTGCTGCATGCACAGGCAGCTTTCATAATTCTCAGTCTTTTTGTCTTGCCGATTTTGTTCAGCAAGACGGCGAGATAATCTCTTCCGCAACGACGGGACGCGCGATAGTCACGATCAATCAGGACGGCATTCTCGGCATTTCGACTGACTATTGTTCGATCAAAGGCCAGTCCGGTATAAGCGCGCTCGCACTCGGCCAGCGTTTGATCCCGCTTGAGCGGGATGGTTTTTCACTGGCATTCATGAACCGGATCACAGCCCGCATGGCGATAGGTATCAACGAGAATTTTATCTTCCTGGTGCAGAGCAAGACCAGTATATGGCATCTGGCGAGGTTTATGTCGCGCAGGCTGCCGTGTAAAAAAGCGGTCAACTCAGATGGTGGCCATGTGGTGCGGGGAAAGGCGCCTGTCCACATCGTATTTCGCTGGAAGAAGCAGTAG
- a CDS encoding acyloxyacyl hydrolase: MHRVLCLSIIAFFVCICPTHADPLRFDSMTRGQREISLLMGYGENHKIPEATKDRFSFDTIKLRYGVFTSPRTQLAVNLGYGNMEGDDDNSALWTTGSYRRYFLVRGQTALAYDFNIGILHFGDHISEQGTRTNFTEQLGLVLQHSTETSSAYTIEYVFSHTSNAGIKLPNLGVNASIVALGYSWFR; this comes from the coding sequence ATGCACAGGGTCTTGTGTCTTTCTATCATTGCTTTTTTTGTCTGTATTTGCCCGACGCATGCCGATCCTCTCAGATTCGATTCGATGACAAGGGGCCAGCGCGAAATCTCGCTGCTTATGGGCTACGGTGAAAACCACAAGATCCCCGAAGCGACAAAAGACCGCTTCTCATTCGACACTATTAAGCTCAGATATGGCGTCTTTACCTCGCCAAGGACTCAGCTTGCAGTCAACCTGGGATACGGCAATATGGAAGGTGATGATGATAACTCGGCCTTATGGACGACCGGCAGCTATAGAAGATATTTCCTCGTCAGAGGCCAAACCGCACTGGCATATGACTTTAACATAGGCATATTGCACTTTGGTGACCACATCAGCGAACAGGGAACACGCACAAACTTTACAGAACAGTTGGGACTGGTCTTGCAACACTCGACAGAAACAAGTTCGGCTTATACCATTGAATATGTGTTCTCACACACATCCAATGCAGGCATCAAACTGCCTAATCTGGGGGTCAATGCCAGTATCGTTGCGTTAGGTTACTCGTGGTTCCGCTGA
- a CDS encoding CHAT domain-containing tetratricopeptide repeat protein, which translates to MFFKRIAQYIGTLLLITILTSGACWSQTSAKKARILAQLTQATKAQLPARVDSVVRTNTTESSQLTIDLIVYKWMVRLSELPIDVTNINTVIPALAKKLNNPSVNAAQQLFSTVQPIGKQAVLNITRDEKTKALEGIRAEFMNAIDYKESYPTQAVDSLVALVEMCQGQHLDISEAVVLKELGDHYLYGMSRYLDAEECYKTASLIFTSYSCIRSSAIVYDDYGWLDFETGRYSAAMDNYTLAAQQWMLLAGQDASRYRYRDLAGREYMRAGDASRAAGDTSGALQLMTAYGLDQLRTWAHATKSYSELVTNLISVAELCKDRGDITRALSLLNEAKLAPCDATLTAKTYEMLSEVYAAARQSSYSSEAMRKREKALISAAAAGEAAISGLQKDTPSDKARQAKAEQGAYAYVELGNYDKSASAWSRIADIYSAAGIVVQRVESLRKYADALYAQGKSQEAMGVRLDAAMTARKANKMSLAADIVLYDMVPAFKEMGDINNAIEGFKELVPILGSSGNRRAYASVLEARGILFEKYRQYDKAISDLQEARIRYSSQVGDSWAACDVSLKLAEAQRKAGRDSDALSTLETSLGIIESNAANDRIDPAINSFHSDVIMNVYCDLASSYVLADRPADAKTLLQKVGRYTWLPERINRMKTDTNPKIAQFAQTLDIISGGGQTNDNSISGGERLLADNWADFWHACLMFRKQNPLVFNALPVDPLDLCRKRDMLPRMGTVVEYMFTDTAVYVFICKYEKSVCRQIRVSRQDLDKQISDLRAALNNCEDSQSAGIPTPPINDWQSQSFTEIRKPLEGLYNILIAPIKQDIESAKTLHFALPDELAGIPMHALLEPSDPNADYVPKFLIKEYGVSYLGHGMLDNLIDEDSRIDSKSDWLAIFVDPDNNLPGAQEEARTIKALYLKSGWYVGQNATSANFLKEAGRASVLHIAAHHKVDPGKFELKLASQAGSDGSVTIDELISVTNPHLNLVVLSACDSVGSSDPISSGPSSAAEVFSMVGAKSILGGLWKVSDKSASSIMGGFYRDLTDGETRIESLQSAQLAAIDGKQYAHPFYWACFALYGCPW; encoded by the coding sequence TTGTTCTTCAAGAGAATAGCCCAATACATCGGGACTCTACTCCTGATTACAATATTGACGTCCGGGGCATGTTGGTCTCAAACGTCTGCAAAGAAGGCCAGGATTCTGGCTCAACTTACCCAGGCGACTAAGGCCCAGCTTCCTGCGCGCGTCGACTCTGTCGTGAGAACGAACACCACCGAGTCATCCCAGCTTACAATAGACCTGATCGTCTATAAGTGGATGGTCAGGCTCTCGGAGCTGCCCATAGATGTCACAAACATCAACACGGTAATACCCGCTCTTGCCAAGAAACTCAACAACCCTTCGGTCAATGCTGCGCAGCAGTTGTTTTCCACCGTTCAGCCAATAGGTAAGCAGGCGGTTCTGAACATAACACGTGACGAGAAGACCAAAGCCCTTGAAGGCATACGAGCCGAGTTTATGAATGCAATAGACTACAAGGAGTCATATCCCACTCAGGCTGTCGACTCTCTTGTTGCGCTGGTCGAGATGTGTCAAGGTCAACATCTGGACATCTCGGAGGCCGTCGTGCTCAAGGAGCTTGGCGATCACTATTTGTACGGCATGTCCAGATATCTTGACGCCGAGGAGTGCTACAAAACCGCTTCCCTGATATTCACATCATATAGCTGCATCCGTTCGAGCGCCATTGTCTATGATGATTACGGCTGGCTCGACTTCGAGACAGGCCGTTATTCTGCCGCAATGGACAATTATACCCTGGCCGCTCAGCAGTGGATGCTGCTTGCCGGTCAGGATGCCAGCAGATATCGATATCGTGATCTGGCCGGACGCGAGTATATGAGGGCTGGTGATGCATCGCGAGCTGCGGGTGACACATCTGGTGCACTGCAGTTGATGACGGCGTATGGGTTGGATCAGCTCCGCACATGGGCGCATGCCACCAAGTCATACTCCGAACTTGTTACGAATTTGATATCAGTGGCGGAGCTTTGTAAAGACCGCGGAGATATTACGAGGGCATTGAGTCTGCTGAATGAAGCCAAGTTGGCTCCTTGCGATGCCACACTCACAGCAAAGACATATGAAATGCTTTCGGAGGTATATGCCGCTGCGCGTCAGAGTTCGTATTCATCCGAGGCGATGCGCAAGCGAGAAAAGGCTTTGATTTCAGCCGCTGCGGCAGGTGAGGCCGCCATATCAGGGCTGCAGAAAGACACTCCATCCGATAAGGCGCGTCAAGCAAAAGCCGAACAAGGCGCATATGCTTATGTCGAGTTGGGCAATTACGATAAATCCGCCTCGGCCTGGAGCAGGATTGCGGATATATATTCTGCTGCCGGAATAGTTGTTCAGAGGGTAGAGTCTCTACGCAAATATGCGGATGCTTTGTATGCGCAGGGCAAGTCACAGGAAGCGATGGGAGTAAGACTTGATGCCGCCATGACAGCAAGGAAGGCAAATAAGATGTCACTGGCTGCAGATATTGTTCTATATGATATGGTACCGGCGTTCAAAGAAATGGGTGACATCAATAACGCCATAGAAGGTTTTAAGGAGCTTGTCCCCATTCTGGGAAGCTCCGGCAACCGGCGGGCATACGCAAGTGTTTTGGAGGCGCGCGGCATTCTGTTCGAGAAATATAGGCAGTATGACAAAGCGATCTCTGATTTGCAGGAAGCGCGAATCAGATATAGTTCGCAGGTAGGAGACTCATGGGCCGCATGCGATGTCTCTCTCAAACTCGCCGAAGCCCAGAGGAAGGCTGGTCGCGATAGCGATGCGCTCAGCACGCTCGAGACGAGTCTGGGAATAATTGAGTCGAACGCCGCAAATGACAGAATCGATCCCGCCATAAACTCTTTCCACAGCGACGTCATTATGAACGTCTATTGTGATCTTGCATCGTCATATGTGCTTGCGGATAGGCCCGCGGATGCCAAGACCCTGCTGCAGAAAGTGGGGCGCTACACATGGCTGCCGGAGCGCATCAACAGGATGAAGACAGACACAAATCCCAAGATTGCACAGTTTGCGCAGACACTTGATATTATTTCCGGCGGCGGCCAGACCAATGATAACAGTATTTCAGGCGGTGAGAGATTATTGGCGGACAACTGGGCGGATTTCTGGCATGCTTGCCTGATGTTCAGGAAACAGAACCCGTTGGTATTCAATGCGCTGCCTGTCGATCCTCTCGATCTATGCAGAAAGCGCGATATGCTTCCCAGGATGGGCACGGTCGTGGAGTATATGTTCACTGATACGGCAGTGTATGTATTTATCTGCAAATATGAAAAATCCGTATGCAGACAGATTCGTGTTTCGCGGCAGGACCTGGACAAACAGATATCCGATCTGCGTGCAGCTCTCAACAATTGCGAAGACAGCCAGAGCGCAGGCATACCGACACCGCCGATCAATGACTGGCAGTCACAGTCTTTCACTGAGATCCGCAAGCCCTTGGAGGGGCTATATAACATATTGATTGCGCCGATAAAGCAGGATATAGAAAGCGCCAAGACGCTGCATTTCGCCTTGCCGGATGAGCTTGCTGGCATTCCGATGCATGCGCTGCTGGAGCCGTCTGATCCGAATGCGGATTATGTTCCCAAGTTTCTCATCAAGGAGTATGGGGTCAGCTATCTGGGTCATGGAATGCTCGACAATCTGATTGATGAAGACAGCCGGATCGATTCAAAGTCGGACTGGCTTGCGATCTTCGTCGACCCTGACAACAACTTGCCGGGTGCTCAGGAAGAGGCCAGGACCATAAAGGCGCTGTATCTCAAAAGCGGCTGGTATGTCGGTCAGAACGCCACCAGCGCCAACTTCCTCAAGGAGGCGGGCAGGGCGAGTGTGCTGCACATTGCCGCTCACCACAAGGTCGATCCGGGCAAGTTCGAGCTTAAATTGGCATCTCAAGCCGGTTCGGACGGCAGTGTTACCATAGACGAGCTTATATCGGTTACAAATCCGCATTTGAACCTTGTTGTATTATCTGCATGTGATTCAGTTGGTTCTTCCGACCCGATATCCTCAGGTCCGTCGAGTGCCGCAGAGGTATTTTCTATGGTGGGCGCGAAATCAATATTAGGCGGTTTGTGGAAGGTATCGGACAAATCCGCGTCTAGTATAATGGGCGGGTTTTACCGCGACCTTACGGATGGTGAGACCAGAATAGAGTCACTTCAATCCGCCCAACTTGCAGCCATCGACGGCAAGCAGTATGCCCATCCGTTCTATTGGGCATGCTTTGCTCTGTACGGATGTCCGTGGTAA
- a CDS encoding zf-HC2 domain-containing protein, whose protein sequence is MKCIDEKEMKIYVEGKLDPERMVEIDEHISSCPDCRSAVSDMLSLKKAAAGLGASLLGVDDCPEYEDISAFVDGTLEPDKMAWIRSHINLCEACYSDVERIREMRSHASLREKIVVRPMSNRDAARQGFGLWKRVVTGFAGAAVIAAAVFAIGTFTSAPESPTMVASKPSIVGHVKPNVSTPDSNAAEVKPNVTAPSTKPDTVAANPESRPSIILRDGKYSVIKSNGRMVLADASGAPRTALEAKIAASIDEKLRTGKVKLAKTAQYAMADVHLRGSESGYTPSPDAPKPVAPIGKVIMSDRPTLTWSKVDLADSYRVRIYDSKSQLVSEIVTNMNSITLRKPLARGEWYAWRVGVRFSESDSWADSARAEFQVLSSDGYSSIQRIKRTLPGSHIALGAAYESVGLYEEARQEYRAVRRSNPNSALAKKMLYNTSK, encoded by the coding sequence ATGAAATGCATAGATGAAAAAGAAATGAAAATCTACGTTGAGGGCAAGCTCGATCCCGAGAGGATGGTTGAGATTGACGAGCATATCAGCTCGTGTCCCGATTGCCGGTCTGCAGTCAGCGATATGTTGTCGCTGAAAAAGGCTGCCGCCGGGTTGGGCGCATCTCTGCTTGGTGTGGACGACTGCCCTGAATACGAGGATATATCGGCATTTGTGGACGGCACGCTTGAGCCGGATAAGATGGCGTGGATACGGTCGCACATAAATTTGTGTGAGGCCTGCTATAGCGATGTCGAACGCATTCGTGAGATGCGGTCGCATGCCTCTCTTCGTGAGAAGATAGTGGTTCGTCCGATGTCGAATCGAGACGCGGCACGTCAGGGTTTCGGCCTTTGGAAGCGGGTAGTCACGGGTTTTGCAGGCGCGGCAGTAATAGCGGCAGCGGTTTTCGCGATAGGCACATTTACTTCAGCGCCCGAATCTCCGACAATGGTGGCGTCTAAACCGTCCATAGTCGGTCATGTCAAACCCAATGTCTCAACGCCCGACAGCAATGCTGCAGAGGTGAAGCCGAATGTCACTGCACCATCCACAAAGCCGGACACAGTCGCCGCCAATCCCGAATCCAGGCCAAGTATCATACTCCGGGACGGGAAGTATAGTGTAATAAAGAGTAATGGGCGTATGGTTCTGGCTGATGCAAGTGGTGCTCCGAGGACGGCTCTTGAGGCCAAGATAGCGGCTTCCATAGACGAAAAACTCAGGACCGGCAAGGTGAAGTTAGCGAAGACGGCGCAGTATGCTATGGCAGATGTGCATCTGCGAGGCAGCGAGTCGGGCTATACACCTTCCCCGGATGCTCCGAAGCCGGTCGCACCGATAGGCAAGGTAATAATGTCTGACAGGCCCACACTTACCTGGTCCAAGGTAGACTTGGCTGATTCCTATAGAGTCCGCATATACGATTCAAAATCTCAGCTTGTAAGCGAAATCGTGACTAATATGAACTCTATCACACTGCGCAAACCGCTCGCGAGAGGCGAATGGTATGCTTGGCGTGTCGGTGTAAGGTTCAGTGAGAGCGATTCTTGGGCTGATTCCGCGCGGGCTGAGTTTCAGGTGCTCTCTTCCGATGGTTATTCATCGATACAGAGGATAAAGAGAACACTTCCCGGCTCGCACATTGCGCTTGGGGCGGCATATGAGTCGGTTGGTCTTTATGAAGAGGCCAGGCAGGAGTATAGAGCTGTAAGGCGTTCAAATCCGAACTCCGCTCTAGCCAAAAAAATGCTCTACAACACATCCAAGTAA
- a CDS encoding C39 family peptidase has protein sequence MWPRLALICVLLSVGVSSDALESGCSPVTNLASGITPSVTVVNNDANLAYEGESLSDITDGSLVYTMPSLRQEDGCVGWRNSVSGRTMTVTVQINLGSNCAVNSIRYNPGNLPLSTLAADTMTTPFGTTSVNGVPNAWTTQYATTTIETSTVTITLKKKNTAANRNWMFIGEIEVYGTVIEPPPPPTQVILGVSFLKQFYTYNGGDCGHASCGPASLSMCACYVLGRTPTYLDIVNVWSYLGRDTCGNESSGTSLTELRNAARGWPFGLSNVYKSTLTLQGVKNEITAGRPVLVHVQCSYLSNRGYSYTGGHYIAAVGYDTGYLICNDPGTYLGEHKYYSDSDMTGAMAYYGNEVLRGFYQ, from the coding sequence ATGTGGCCCAGACTTGCGCTTATTTGTGTTCTTCTGTCTGTCGGGGTAAGCTCCGATGCACTTGAGAGCGGGTGTTCACCAGTGACGAATCTTGCTTCGGGCATCACTCCAAGCGTCACGGTAGTAAACAATGACGCCAACCTGGCATATGAGGGTGAGTCACTTTCCGACATAACCGACGGGTCACTGGTATATACGATGCCGAGTTTGCGGCAGGAAGACGGCTGTGTGGGTTGGCGAAATTCTGTTAGTGGTCGAACGATGACGGTAACGGTGCAGATAAACCTGGGTTCAAACTGTGCTGTAAACTCGATACGCTACAACCCGGGGAATTTGCCATTGTCAACTTTGGCCGCGGACACAATGACCACTCCGTTTGGGACCACTAGTGTAAATGGAGTGCCAAACGCCTGGACCACGCAATATGCGACGACTACTATAGAGACCTCAACTGTTACAATTACGTTGAAGAAGAAAAACACGGCTGCAAACAGGAACTGGATGTTTATCGGTGAGATCGAAGTATACGGGACGGTCATTGAGCCTCCTCCTCCGCCGACTCAGGTAATTCTCGGCGTATCTTTCCTAAAGCAGTTTTATACATATAATGGCGGTGACTGCGGCCATGCCAGTTGTGGTCCGGCATCTTTGTCGATGTGCGCCTGCTATGTTTTGGGTAGGACTCCGACATATCTGGACATAGTGAATGTATGGTCATACCTCGGACGCGATACCTGTGGCAACGAATCATCGGGAACCAGCCTCACGGAGTTGAGAAATGCGGCGCGTGGCTGGCCGTTCGGGTTGAGCAATGTGTATAAGTCCACACTGACTCTTCAGGGCGTCAAAAACGAGATTACCGCCGGTCGGCCGGTACTTGTTCATGTGCAGTGCAGCTATCTGTCAAATAGAGGATATTCATACACTGGAGGCCATTATATTGCCGCTGTCGGATATGACACGGGATACCTTATCTGCAATGATCCGGGCACATATCTTGGCGAGCACAAGTATTATTCCGACTCAGATATGACCGGAGCAATGGCTTACTATGGCAATGAGGTGCTGCGCGGTTTTTATCAATAG
- a CDS encoding C39 family peptidase: protein MKKIFYSFCALCVLLLMVTSCVVADSVCQNDTNLALGKSVSLTVVNNDGNLAYEGESSSDITDGSLAYIDPSQRQEDGCVGWKNSVSGRTMTVAVTIDLGVACNITAIRYNKGNTPSAGMAADTITTTLGKTSVNTGSSGAWTTHYAAAAVESSAVTITLTKTNTGTDSDWMFIGEIEVYGSVVVVPPPPVGTLLPVTFLGQHFSDAYCSDGGGGSCGPASLAMCAAYTLGRAPVVDDIKKVWSYIHGHPSTYDYSYECGNDMTGTSLTQLRNAARGWPFGLGNVSYVYISTLQTIWNELDAGRPMVVHVVCSHLSNRPYDWKGGHYVAVIGYDEDHIICHDPINSYGTQIYYDNDDMLAAILDDCSGTCNVGGLRYFYQ from the coding sequence ATGAAAAAAATATTTTATAGTTTCTGTGCTTTATGTGTATTGCTGTTGATGGTAACATCATGTGTGGTGGCTGACTCTGTATGTCAGAACGACACGAATCTTGCCCTGGGCAAATCTGTCAGCCTAACAGTTGTAAATAATGACGGCAATCTTGCATATGAGGGTGAGTCATCTTCGGACATCACCGACGGTTCGCTGGCATATATCGACCCCAGTCAAAGGCAGGAGGACGGATGTGTCGGCTGGAAAAACAGTGTCAGTGGTCGGACCATGACTGTTGCGGTCACCATCGATCTGGGGGTGGCCTGCAACATCACCGCAATTCGCTATAATAAAGGCAACACTCCTTCTGCTGGAATGGCTGCAGATACGATTACCACAACCTTGGGCAAAACGAGCGTCAACACCGGCAGCTCTGGTGCATGGACTACGCACTATGCTGCCGCCGCAGTCGAGTCTTCAGCAGTAACAATAACTCTGACCAAGACCAACACCGGCACCGATAGTGACTGGATGTTTATAGGTGAGATAGAAGTGTATGGATCAGTTGTAGTGGTTCCTCCTCCGCCTGTCGGCACATTGCTGCCGGTGACATTCCTGGGGCAGCACTTCAGTGATGCTTACTGCTCCGATGGTGGGGGCGGCAGTTGCGGTCCTGCGTCGCTTGCCATGTGTGCAGCCTACACGCTGGGAAGAGCGCCTGTAGTCGACGATATCAAAAAAGTGTGGTCATACATTCATGGCCATCCAAGCACATACGATTACAGCTATGAATGCGGCAATGACATGACCGGCACCAGCTTGACTCAGCTCAGGAATGCTGCTCGCGGCTGGCCTTTTGGACTGGGCAATGTCTCATATGTTTACATCAGCACGCTGCAGACGATATGGAACGAGCTGGATGCCGGCCGTCCAATGGTAGTGCATGTGGTTTGCTCACATCTGTCGAATCGTCCATATGATTGGAAAGGCGGACATTATGTGGCTGTTATAGGCTATGATGAGGACCACATAATTTGCCATGATCCCATAAATTCTTACGGCACACAGATATACTATGACAATGACGATATGTTGGCTGCCATCCTGGATGATTGCAGCGGCACGTGCAACGTCGGCGGTCTGCGTTACTTCTACCAATAA